From Mercenaria mercenaria strain notata chromosome 17, MADL_Memer_1, whole genome shotgun sequence, the proteins below share one genomic window:
- the LOC123537598 gene encoding phosphonopyruvate decarboxylase-like isoform X1 has protein sequence MTSLGLSKILLAPRSMLVCCRRLVHQSIVLGSQDPPHPDPEQQYVDQKIRNEEAGELTELVRDFLDPAVFYNQLKAKNIDFFCGVPDSLLKDFCAYVTDNAPASNHVITANEGNSVALASGYHLATGKSALVYLQNSGLGNTVNPLMSLAVPAVYSIPMLLLIGWRGEPGKRDEPQHRSQGQATPGLLAALGIPFQPLPDYEEGAELALQSARHYMDLSKGPYALLVKRQIFSPYKLPKVVADFPLMREDAMKLVVDNLGQKDIVIGTTGMLSRELYEYRMAREDGHERDFLTVGSMGHASSIALGIAMQKQKRQVFCLDGDGSVIMHMGAMATVGQHAPGNFKHIIVNNGAHDSVGGQPTDAGNHAGFDFGSIAKGCGYRDYLLAINPEDVAAAVVKMRTMEGPVLLEIKTKIGARHDLGRPKTKPLENKEDFMHFLALSK, from the exons ATGACATCTCTAGGACTAAGCAAGATTTTATTGGCTCCACGGAGCATGCTAGTTTGTTGCAGAAGGCTCGTACATCAGTCCATTGTGCTGGGCAGTCAGGATCCACCCCAT CCAGATCCAGAGCAG cAATATGTAGATCAGAAGATTCGTAATGAAGAGGCGGGAGAACTTACAGAATTGGTACGAGATTTCTTGGACCCAGCTGTCTTCTATAATCAGCTCAAAGCCAAGAATATAGACTTCTTTTGTGGTGTTCCAGATTCTTTGTTAAAAG atttttgtgCCTACGTCACAGATAATGCTCCAGCCAGTAACCATGTGATAACAGCAAACGAAGGAAACTCCGTAGCTCTAGCCAGTGGTTACCATCTAGCTACAGGAAAATCTGCCTTAGTTTACCTGCAG AACTCAGGACTAGGTAACACAGTAAACCCTCTAATGTCTTTGGCAGTACCGGCTGTATATAGTATACCCATGTTGTTACTGATTGGTTGGCGTGGGGAACCAGGCAAGCGTGATGAACCTCAGCATCGTTCTCAAGGGCAGGCAACACCAGGATTACTTG CTGCTCTTGGAATCCCTTTCCAGCCTCTTCCTGATTACGAAGAAGGGGCCGAGCTTGCCCTCCAAAGTGCCAGACACTACATGGATCTCTCAAAGGGCCCGTATGCTCTTCTTGTGAAAAGGCAAATTTTTTCCCCGTACAAGTTACCCAAAGTTGTGGCAGATTTTCCATTGATGAGGGAAGATGCAATGAAATTGGTTGTGGATAATTTAGGACAGAAAGATATTGTTATTGGAACTACTGGAATGTTGTCAAGGGAGTTGTATGAATACAG aaTGGCACGAGAAGACGGACATGAAAGAGATTTTCTTACTGTAGGCTCCATGGGTCATGCATCATCAATAGCTCTTGGTATAGCAATGCAGAAACAAAAGCGACAG GTTTTCTGCCTGGATGGAGATGGTTCTGTAATTATGCACATGGGAGCCATGGCAACCGTAGGTCAACATGCACCCGGTAACTTTAAACACATCATTGTAAATAACGGCGCCCATGACTCAGTTGGAGGTCAGCCAACAGATGCCGGGAACCATGCAGGATTTGACTTTGGGTCCATTGCAAAGGGCTGCGGTTACAGGGAT tATCTGCTAGCTATTAACCCAGAAGACGTGGCTGCAGCAGTTGTGAAGATGAGAACCATGGAAGGACCGGTTCTACTTGAAATCAAGACCAAAATAGGGGCCAGACACGATCTTGGGAGACCAAAGACGAAACCACTAGAGAACAAAGAGGACTTCATGCACTTCCTAgcattgtcaaaataa
- the LOC123537598 gene encoding phosphonopyruvate decarboxylase-like isoform X2 has protein sequence MTSLGLSKILLAPRSMLVCCRRLVHQSIVLGSQDPPHQYVDQKIRNEEAGELTELVRDFLDPAVFYNQLKAKNIDFFCGVPDSLLKDFCAYVTDNAPASNHVITANEGNSVALASGYHLATGKSALVYLQNSGLGNTVNPLMSLAVPAVYSIPMLLLIGWRGEPGKRDEPQHRSQGQATPGLLAALGIPFQPLPDYEEGAELALQSARHYMDLSKGPYALLVKRQIFSPYKLPKVVADFPLMREDAMKLVVDNLGQKDIVIGTTGMLSRELYEYRMAREDGHERDFLTVGSMGHASSIALGIAMQKQKRQVFCLDGDGSVIMHMGAMATVGQHAPGNFKHIIVNNGAHDSVGGQPTDAGNHAGFDFGSIAKGCGYRDYLLAINPEDVAAAVVKMRTMEGPVLLEIKTKIGARHDLGRPKTKPLENKEDFMHFLALSK, from the exons ATGACATCTCTAGGACTAAGCAAGATTTTATTGGCTCCACGGAGCATGCTAGTTTGTTGCAGAAGGCTCGTACATCAGTCCATTGTGCTGGGCAGTCAGGATCCACCCCAT cAATATGTAGATCAGAAGATTCGTAATGAAGAGGCGGGAGAACTTACAGAATTGGTACGAGATTTCTTGGACCCAGCTGTCTTCTATAATCAGCTCAAAGCCAAGAATATAGACTTCTTTTGTGGTGTTCCAGATTCTTTGTTAAAAG atttttgtgCCTACGTCACAGATAATGCTCCAGCCAGTAACCATGTGATAACAGCAAACGAAGGAAACTCCGTAGCTCTAGCCAGTGGTTACCATCTAGCTACAGGAAAATCTGCCTTAGTTTACCTGCAG AACTCAGGACTAGGTAACACAGTAAACCCTCTAATGTCTTTGGCAGTACCGGCTGTATATAGTATACCCATGTTGTTACTGATTGGTTGGCGTGGGGAACCAGGCAAGCGTGATGAACCTCAGCATCGTTCTCAAGGGCAGGCAACACCAGGATTACTTG CTGCTCTTGGAATCCCTTTCCAGCCTCTTCCTGATTACGAAGAAGGGGCCGAGCTTGCCCTCCAAAGTGCCAGACACTACATGGATCTCTCAAAGGGCCCGTATGCTCTTCTTGTGAAAAGGCAAATTTTTTCCCCGTACAAGTTACCCAAAGTTGTGGCAGATTTTCCATTGATGAGGGAAGATGCAATGAAATTGGTTGTGGATAATTTAGGACAGAAAGATATTGTTATTGGAACTACTGGAATGTTGTCAAGGGAGTTGTATGAATACAG aaTGGCACGAGAAGACGGACATGAAAGAGATTTTCTTACTGTAGGCTCCATGGGTCATGCATCATCAATAGCTCTTGGTATAGCAATGCAGAAACAAAAGCGACAG GTTTTCTGCCTGGATGGAGATGGTTCTGTAATTATGCACATGGGAGCCATGGCAACCGTAGGTCAACATGCACCCGGTAACTTTAAACACATCATTGTAAATAACGGCGCCCATGACTCAGTTGGAGGTCAGCCAACAGATGCCGGGAACCATGCAGGATTTGACTTTGGGTCCATTGCAAAGGGCTGCGGTTACAGGGAT tATCTGCTAGCTATTAACCCAGAAGACGTGGCTGCAGCAGTTGTGAAGATGAGAACCATGGAAGGACCGGTTCTACTTGAAATCAAGACCAAAATAGGGGCCAGACACGATCTTGGGAGACCAAAGACGAAACCACTAGAGAACAAAGAGGACTTCATGCACTTCCTAgcattgtcaaaataa